In Mytilus edulis chromosome 7, xbMytEdul2.2, whole genome shotgun sequence, a single genomic region encodes these proteins:
- the LOC139481634 gene encoding very long chain fatty acid elongase 4-like isoform X1: MDIIKDKYYEVSEFYDWALSISDPRVKDWFLMQSIVPTLVTTIAYIIIVLAGMKFMEKREPVKLGNFLFYYNIALVILNLHIFTQVIYYTTKAGYNYSCQTVVYNDDVNELQIAKALWWFYFSKCLEMLDTIFFVLRKKNNQVSFLHVYHHASMFPLWWIGVKWVAGGQSFFGAMINSFIHVVMYGYYGLSALGPHMQKYLWWKRYLTMMQLTQFYVGMIYTLQSLYFDCDFPKWMQYAGFCYGATIIALFLNFYIQTYIKRPARSKAAKKESNGTVKSSGANGHISKDKSTTNGHVETKKLK; this comes from the exons atggatataataaaagacaaatattatGAAGTATCAGAATTTTATGACTGGGCTCTTTCTATATCAG atccCAGAGTAAAAGACTGGTTCTTGATGCAAAGCATTGTTCCTACATTAGTAACAACAATAGCATATATCATAATAGTTTTAGCTGGAATGAAATTTATGGAAAAACGAGAACCAGTGAAATtaggaaattttttattttactacaaCATAGCTCTTGTGATattaaatttacatatatttactcaG GTTATTTATTACACAACAAAAGCAGGGTATAACTATTCATGTCAAACAGTTGTTTACAATGATGATGTAAATGAATTACAA atagcCAAGGCATTATGGTGGTTTTATTTCTCAAAGTGTTTAGAAATGTTAGAtacaatattttttgtattgcGTAAGAAAAATAACCAAGTTAGTTTCTTACATGTATATCATCATGCTTCTATGTTTCCCCTATGGTGGATCGGAGTTAAATGGGTAGCTGGTGGACAAT CTTTCTTTGGTGCAATGATCAATTCTTTCATTCATGTTGTTATGTATGGTTATTATGGATTATCTGCCCTTGGACCACATATGCAGAAATATTTATGGTGGAAAAGATATTTAACAATGATGCAATTG ACCCAATTCTATGTAGGCATGATTTACACTCTTCAAAGTCTTTACTTCGATTGTGACTTCCCAAAATGGATGCAGTATGCCGGATTTTGTTATGGTGCAACTATAATAGCACTGTTCCTCAACTTTTATATCCAGACATATATAAAGAGGCCAGCAAGGTCAAAG gctGCCAAGAAAGAATCAAATGGAACAGTTAAATCCTCAGGGGCCAATGGTCATATATCTAAAGACAAATCAACGACCAATGGACATGTGGAAACAAAGAAACTTAAATAA
- the LOC139481634 gene encoding very long chain fatty acid elongase 4-like isoform X2, which yields MDIIKDKYYEVSEFYDWALSISDPRVKDWFLMQSIVPTLVTTIAYIIIVLAGMKFMEKREPVKLGNFLFYYNIALVILNLHIFTQVIYYTTKAGYNYSCQTVVYNDDVNELQIAKALWWFYFSKCLEMLDTIFFVLRKKNNQVSFLHVYHHASMFPLWWIGVKWVAGGQSFFGAMINSFIHVVMYGYYGLSALGPHMQKYLWWKRYLTMMQLIQFVVGIAHAAQSLVRQCEFPMWMQWALVFYAFTILCLFLNFYFHAYIKSVRRKAAKKESNGTVKSSGANGHISKDKSTTNGHVETKKLK from the exons atggatataataaaagacaaatattatGAAGTATCAGAATTTTATGACTGGGCTCTTTCTATATCAG atccCAGAGTAAAAGACTGGTTCTTGATGCAAAGCATTGTTCCTACATTAGTAACAACAATAGCATATATCATAATAGTTTTAGCTGGAATGAAATTTATGGAAAAACGAGAACCAGTGAAATtaggaaattttttattttactacaaCATAGCTCTTGTGATattaaatttacatatatttactcaG GTTATTTATTACACAACAAAAGCAGGGTATAACTATTCATGTCAAACAGTTGTTTACAATGATGATGTAAATGAATTACAA atagcCAAGGCATTATGGTGGTTTTATTTCTCAAAGTGTTTAGAAATGTTAGAtacaatattttttgtattgcGTAAGAAAAATAACCAAGTTAGTTTCTTACATGTATATCATCATGCTTCTATGTTTCCCCTATGGTGGATCGGAGTTAAATGGGTAGCTGGTGGACAAT CTTTCTTTGGTGCAATGATCAATTCTTTCATTCATGTTGTTATGTATGGTTATTATGGATTATCTGCCCTTGGACCACATATGCAGAAATATTTATGGTGGAAAAGATATTTAACAATGATGCAATTG aTCCAATTTGTGGTAGGAATTGCTCATGCTGCCCAGTCACTGGTCAGACAATGTGAATTTCCAATGTGGATGCAGTGGGCACTTGTTTTCTATGCCTTCACCATTCTGTGCCTGTTTCTCAACTTTTATTTCCATGCATATATCAAATCAGTAAGAAGAAAG gctGCCAAGAAAGAATCAAATGGAACAGTTAAATCCTCAGGGGCCAATGGTCATATATCTAAAGACAAATCAACGACCAATGGACATGTGGAAACAAAGAAACTTAAATAA